From Enhydrobacter sp., the proteins below share one genomic window:
- a CDS encoding ABC transporter permease produces MEEILSFVVLVLAATLRVATPLILCAMGGLFSEKSGIIDVGLEGKMLMAAFLAAATAALTGSAWLGVAAAIVAAEVLALIHGFACITHRGNQVVSGVALNILAAGLTVVLGTAWFARGGQTPPLAGDARLMPLAFPGAGDNVLVYLALLSVPLSWWLIERTRFGLRLRAVGEMPLAVDAAGISVMWLRYRAVLLCGLFTGLAGAYLSIAQNAGFSRDMTAGQGFIALAAVIFGKWRPFPAFAACLMFGLLDAIAIRLQGVRLPGIGEVPVQLIQALPYLLTVFLLAGFIGRAVAPRAAGIPYEKEH; encoded by the coding sequence ATGGAAGAGATCCTCTCCTTCGTCGTCCTCGTGCTCGCCGCGACGCTGCGCGTGGCGACGCCGTTGATACTCTGCGCCATGGGCGGGCTGTTCTCCGAGAAGAGCGGCATCATCGATGTCGGCCTCGAGGGCAAGATGCTGATGGCGGCGTTCCTCGCGGCCGCGACTGCCGCGCTGACAGGATCGGCCTGGCTCGGCGTGGCCGCCGCCATCGTCGCCGCCGAGGTGCTGGCGCTGATCCACGGCTTCGCCTGCATCACCCATCGCGGCAACCAGGTGGTGAGCGGCGTGGCGTTGAACATCCTCGCCGCCGGGTTGACCGTCGTGCTGGGCACGGCGTGGTTCGCGCGCGGCGGCCAGACACCTCCGCTGGCGGGCGATGCCCGGCTGATGCCGCTCGCCTTTCCCGGCGCCGGCGACAACGTGCTGGTCTATCTCGCGCTGCTCTCGGTGCCGCTGTCGTGGTGGCTGATCGAACGCACCCGCTTCGGGCTGCGGCTGCGCGCGGTGGGCGAGATGCCGCTCGCCGTCGATGCCGCGGGGATCTCCGTGATGTGGCTACGCTACCGCGCCGTGCTGCTGTGTGGCCTGTTCACCGGCCTCGCGGGCGCCTACCTGTCGATCGCCCAGAACGCCGGCTTCAGCCGCGACATGACGGCAGGGCAGGGCTTCATCGCGCTTGCCGCCGTCATCTTCGGCAAGTGGCGGCCCTTTCCCGCCTTCGCCGCCTGCCTGATGTTCGGATTGCTCGACGCGATCGCCATTCGCCTGCAGGGCGTGCGGCTGCCCGGCATCGGCGAAGTCCCGGTGCAACTCATCCAGGCCTTGCCCTATCTTCTGACGGTCTTCCTGCTGGCGGGATTCATCGGCCGGGCGGTCGCGCCCAGGGCCGCCGGCATCCCCTACGAAAAGGAGCATTGA
- a CDS encoding cytidine deaminase: MDDLLRLARTMMERAHAPYSRYRVGAALRDEAGGLHGGCNVENAAYPQGWCAEASAIAALVGAGGKRIVECLVVGPGPEPIAPCGGCRQKLREFASDDLPVHLCGPAGLHRTVTLGELLPMSFGARHLP; encoded by the coding sequence ATGGACGACCTGCTCCGCCTCGCGCGCACCATGATGGAGCGCGCCCATGCGCCCTATTCGAGGTACCGGGTCGGCGCCGCCCTGCGCGACGAGGCGGGCGGCCTCCATGGCGGCTGCAACGTCGAGAACGCGGCCTACCCGCAGGGCTGGTGCGCCGAGGCCTCGGCCATCGCCGCCCTGGTCGGCGCCGGCGGCAAGCGCATCGTCGAATGCCTGGTCGTCGGCCCCGGGCCGGAGCCGATCGCGCCCTGCGGCGGCTGCCGCCAGAAGCTGCGCGAGTTCGCGTCCGACGATCTGCCCGTCCATCTCTGCGGGCCGGCCGGCTTGCACCGCACCGTCACCCTGGGCGAGCTGCTGCCGATGTCCTTCGGCGCGCGTCACCTGCCGTGA
- a CDS encoding purine-nucleoside phosphorylase yields the protein MTAADLIASKTPGFRPRVAVLLGSGLGPFVEEVRAVATIAYADLPGFPRTTVDSHAGRLVLGHVGPTPVAVLQGRAHYYEEGRSDGMAGALRALAALGCETLLQTNAAGSLRRDMPPGSLMAISDHINFTGVNPLFGVRENRFVDMVDAYDPALVRRLVAAARTVDVMCHEGVYIWFSGPSFETPAEIRAARVLGADAVGMSTAPETIVARHLGLKVAAVSLMTNYAAGLVPGALGHEQTIQVATEASGKVRRVLRAFLESYG from the coding sequence GTGACCGCCGCCGATCTCATCGCGTCGAAGACGCCGGGATTCAGGCCGCGCGTGGCCGTGCTGCTCGGCTCGGGACTCGGGCCGTTCGTCGAGGAGGTGCGCGCGGTCGCCACGATCGCCTACGCCGACCTGCCGGGCTTCCCGCGGACCACGGTCGACAGCCACGCCGGTCGCCTGGTGCTCGGCCATGTCGGCCCGACGCCGGTCGCCGTGCTGCAGGGCCGGGCGCACTACTACGAGGAGGGCCGGTCGGACGGAATGGCGGGCGCGCTGCGCGCGCTGGCGGCGCTCGGTTGCGAGACGCTGCTGCAGACCAACGCCGCCGGCAGCCTGCGGCGCGACATGCCGCCGGGCTCGCTGATGGCGATCTCCGATCACATCAACTTCACCGGCGTCAATCCGCTGTTCGGCGTGCGCGAGAACCGCTTCGTCGACATGGTCGACGCCTACGACCCCGCGCTGGTGAGACGCCTGGTCGCGGCGGCGAGGACAGTCGACGTGATGTGCCACGAGGGCGTTTACATCTGGTTCAGCGGGCCGAGCTTCGAGACCCCGGCCGAGATCCGCGCCGCCCGTGTGCTCGGCGCCGACGCCGTCGGCATGTCGACGGCGCCGGAGACCATCGTCGCCCGCCATCTCGGCCTCAAGGTGGCCGCCGTGTCCCTGATGACGAACTATGCGGCGGGCCTGGTGCCGGGCGCGCTCGGGCACGAGCAGACCATCCAGGTCGCGACCGAGGCCTCCGGCAAGGTGCGGCGCGTGCTGCGCGCGTTCCTCGAGAGTTACGGCTGA
- a CDS encoding hydantoinase B/oxoprolinase family protein, with protein sequence MSALDPVTLALVQNRLDHISHQMGWVMTRTARSPIFSQSHDFSCFIADSHGTLISQADGIPIHTGGGGFAVRAILRDFRDAIAPEDVFLLNDPYTAGGNHLPDWVIARPVFVAGRLIAFACNRAHQADIGGGAAGTYNSAATEIFHEGIRLPVLKLVEGDRTRDDLWRLLLINTRLPEALDGDLRAMIGSTRIGAERLALLVDELGVDRADEFFEGVLAHADRRFQGCIARLARGVWRAEEAVDNDCFEPIDGRIAVTLTVEERRLVVDFAGTSPQVRGFKNSSVANSTSAVFMALASFFEPDLPKNEGAFRSVEIRLPEGTLVNARAPAPMTMNTVFVAHEIVHVLWKALGQALPERASAGWSKAVHAVTAGVNPDGSRYVMYQWAGAPAGGGVEGRDGFHLIGHLITLGGLTLPNLETYEQLYPVRFRRQELRCDSAGPGRFRGGAGCDYEVEVFTPADYAFRGEGAGAPSSFGVAGGTAGEGGEVTLTLADGRRIKAPKYGVQRHGPAVYRALSPGGGGYGDPRSRDPALVQRDVRDGIVSAAAAARVYAVAVSADGRHLDGERTASLRRSAQP encoded by the coding sequence ATGAGCGCGCTCGACCCCGTCACGCTCGCGCTGGTGCAGAACCGGCTGGATCACATTTCCCACCAGATGGGCTGGGTCATGACGCGCACCGCGCGTTCGCCCATCTTCAGCCAGAGCCACGACTTCTCCTGCTTCATCGCCGATTCGCACGGCACGCTGATCAGCCAGGCCGACGGCATCCCGATCCATACCGGCGGCGGCGGCTTCGCGGTGCGCGCGATCCTGCGCGACTTCAGGGACGCGATCGCGCCGGAGGACGTGTTCCTGCTCAACGATCCCTACACCGCGGGCGGCAACCACCTGCCCGACTGGGTGATCGCGCGGCCGGTCTTCGTCGCCGGCCGGCTGATCGCCTTCGCCTGCAACCGCGCGCACCAGGCCGATATCGGCGGCGGCGCCGCCGGCACCTACAACTCGGCGGCGACGGAGATCTTCCATGAGGGCATCCGCCTGCCGGTGCTGAAGCTCGTCGAGGGCGACCGCACGCGCGACGACCTGTGGCGGCTTCTGCTGATCAATACTCGCCTGCCCGAGGCGCTCGACGGCGATCTGCGCGCCATGATCGGCTCGACCCGCATCGGCGCCGAACGGCTCGCGCTGCTGGTCGATGAGCTCGGGGTCGATCGCGCCGACGAGTTCTTCGAAGGCGTGCTGGCGCATGCCGACCGCCGGTTCCAGGGATGCATCGCGCGCCTGGCGAGAGGCGTCTGGCGCGCCGAGGAGGCGGTCGACAACGACTGCTTCGAGCCGATCGACGGGCGGATCGCCGTCACGCTGACGGTCGAGGAACGACGGCTGGTCGTCGACTTCGCCGGGACCTCGCCCCAAGTGCGGGGCTTCAAGAACAGCTCGGTGGCGAACTCCACCTCGGCGGTGTTCATGGCGCTCGCCTCGTTCTTCGAGCCCGACCTGCCCAAGAACGAGGGCGCCTTCCGCAGCGTCGAGATCCGGCTGCCGGAGGGCACGCTGGTGAACGCCAGGGCGCCCGCGCCGATGACCATGAACACGGTGTTCGTGGCGCACGAGATCGTGCATGTGCTGTGGAAGGCGCTGGGACAGGCGCTGCCCGAGCGCGCCTCGGCCGGATGGTCCAAGGCGGTCCATGCGGTCACCGCCGGCGTCAATCCCGACGGCAGCCGCTACGTCATGTACCAGTGGGCCGGCGCGCCGGCGGGCGGCGGCGTCGAGGGACGCGACGGCTTCCATCTGATCGGCCATCTCATTACCCTGGGCGGCCTCACCCTGCCCAACCTCGAGACCTACGAGCAGCTCTATCCCGTGCGCTTCCGCCGCCAGGAGCTGCGCTGCGATTCAGCGGGACCGGGCCGGTTCCGTGGCGGCGCGGGCTGCGACTACGAGGTCGAGGTGTTCACGCCGGCCGACTACGCCTTTCGCGGCGAGGGCGCCGGCGCGCCCTCGAGTTTCGGCGTCGCCGGCGGCACCGCGGGCGAAGGCGGCGAGGTCACGCTGACCCTGGCCGACGGCCGGCGGATCAAGGCCCCCAAGTACGGCGTCCAACGGCACGGGCCCGCGGTCTATCGCGCGCTGTCGCCGGGCGGCGGCGGCTACGGCGATCCGAGGAGCCGCGATCCGGCGCTGGTGCAGCGCGACGTGCGCGACGGCATCGTCAGCGCCGCCGCCGCCGCGCGCGTCTATGCGGTCGCCGTTTCGGCCGACGGCCGCCATCTCGACGGGGAGCGCACGGCCTCGCTGCGCCGATCGGCTCAGCCGTAA
- a CDS encoding hydantoinase/oxoprolinase family protein: MDSETPRLVAPWRIGVDVGGTFTDMVLRDATGAVRIYKAPSVPADPSEGVLGVLRLAAGDLDLPLSALLRDCALFVHGSTVATNTILEKKGARVGMLVSEGFRDSLEIRRGIRENQWDHRSPFPPVLAPRHLRRPVRGRIAADGSELVPLVAEDVESAAHAFAEDGVESVAVCLFNSFLDGRHERAAGRHLARHWHGRWISLSSEVMPTMGEYERGSTAVVNAYIAPKVTSYLRSLDEQLRQLGLPRSLLLLQSNGGAVSVDQVAARPVMLVLSGPAAGVGALKGCTAPGEPANLISMEIGGTSCDVMVMARGDVPVADQLVIDGYHLTTPSVEIHTVGAGGGTIAWVDDAGLLHVGPQGAGARPGPAAYGLGGEHPTVTDAQLVLGRLRAGPLAGGAVHLDRNLAHAAIETKLAGPLGLSVEQAAAGMIRLLEQNLLHAVERLSIERGHNPALFTLVAAGGAGPMHGVAVARALGCRRALLPRAAGAFCALGMLQSDIRQDYLQVFLADLDKVDRQALDRAFAGLETRAGEARIREREVDLRYDGQQWPVRVAIGTAFDAAAARRAFEAEHQRLFGHIQPGGRIDITALRVVARTPLDWTAPGARAPQAAPPTPRETRRVWIDAGQGWRDVPIFDGADLRPGCRQPGPLLVEERTTTAFVGPGDLLEIDERDDFLVHIGGAA, encoded by the coding sequence ATGGACTCGGAAACTCCCCGCCTCGTCGCCCCGTGGCGCATCGGCGTCGACGTGGGCGGAACCTTCACCGACATGGTGCTGCGCGACGCCACGGGCGCCGTCCGCATCTACAAGGCGCCGTCGGTGCCGGCCGACCCGAGCGAGGGCGTGCTCGGCGTCCTGCGGCTCGCCGCCGGCGATCTCGACCTGCCGCTCAGCGCCCTGCTGCGCGATTGCGCGCTCTTCGTGCACGGCTCGACCGTGGCGACCAATACCATCCTGGAGAAGAAGGGCGCCCGGGTCGGCATGCTGGTGAGCGAGGGTTTTCGCGATTCGCTCGAGATTCGCCGCGGCATCCGCGAGAACCAGTGGGACCATCGCAGCCCCTTCCCGCCGGTGCTGGCGCCGCGCCATCTGCGCCGGCCGGTGCGCGGCCGCATCGCCGCCGACGGCAGCGAGCTCGTCCCGCTGGTCGCCGAGGATGTCGAAAGCGCCGCGCACGCGTTCGCGGAGGACGGCGTCGAATCGGTTGCCGTGTGTCTCTTCAACAGCTTCCTCGACGGACGTCACGAACGCGCCGCCGGCCGGCACCTGGCGCGGCACTGGCACGGCCGATGGATCTCGCTGTCGAGCGAGGTCATGCCGACCATGGGCGAGTACGAGCGCGGCTCGACGGCGGTGGTCAACGCCTACATCGCCCCCAAGGTCACGAGCTACCTGAGGTCGCTCGACGAGCAGTTGCGCCAGCTCGGCCTGCCGCGCTCGCTGCTGCTGCTGCAGAGCAACGGCGGCGCCGTCTCCGTCGACCAGGTCGCGGCGCGGCCGGTGATGCTGGTGCTGTCGGGACCGGCGGCGGGGGTCGGCGCCCTCAAGGGCTGCACGGCACCCGGCGAGCCGGCCAACCTGATCTCCATGGAGATCGGTGGCACGAGCTGCGACGTCATGGTGATGGCGCGCGGCGACGTGCCGGTGGCCGACCAGTTGGTGATCGACGGCTACCATCTCACGACGCCCTCGGTGGAGATCCATACCGTTGGCGCCGGCGGCGGCACCATCGCCTGGGTCGACGATGCCGGGCTGCTGCATGTCGGGCCGCAGGGCGCCGGCGCGCGTCCCGGCCCGGCCGCCTACGGCCTGGGCGGCGAGCATCCGACCGTGACCGACGCACAACTGGTGCTGGGCCGCCTGCGCGCCGGTCCGCTGGCCGGCGGGGCCGTCCATCTCGACCGCAACCTGGCGCACGCCGCCATCGAGACGAAGCTCGCCGGACCCCTCGGCCTCTCGGTCGAACAGGCCGCCGCCGGCATGATCCGGCTGCTCGAGCAGAACCTCCTTCACGCCGTCGAGCGGCTGAGCATCGAGCGCGGCCACAACCCGGCGCTCTTCACCCTGGTGGCGGCGGGCGGTGCCGGGCCGATGCACGGCGTCGCGGTCGCGCGCGCGCTCGGTTGCCGGCGCGCCCTGCTGCCGCGCGCCGCCGGCGCGTTCTGCGCGCTCGGCATGCTGCAGTCCGACATCCGCCAGGACTATCTCCAGGTTTTCCTGGCCGATCTCGACAAGGTCGATCGCCAGGCGCTCGACCGGGCCTTTGCCGGGCTCGAGACGCGTGCCGGCGAAGCCCGGATCAGGGAGCGCGAGGTCGATCTGCGCTACGACGGCCAGCAATGGCCGGTGCGGGTCGCGATCGGCACTGCATTCGACGCCGCCGCCGCGCGCCGCGCCTTCGAGGCCGAGCATCAGCGGTTGTTCGGCCACATCCAGCCGGGCGGCCGCATCGACATCACCGCACTGCGCGTGGTGGCGCGCACGCCGCTCGACTGGACGGCGCCCGGCGCGCGCGCGCCGCAAGCCGCCCCGCCGACCCCGCGCGAGACGCGGCGGGTCTGGATCGACGCCGGGCAGGGCTGGCGCGACGTGCCGATCTTCGACGGTGCCGATCTCCGGCCGGGCTGCCGCCAGCCGGGGCCGCTGCTGGTCGAGGAACGCACGACGACGGCGTTCGTCGGTCCCGGCGACCTGCTCGAAATCGACGAACGCGACGACTTCCTCGTCCACATCGGAGGGGCCGCATGA
- the deoA gene encoding thymidine phosphorylase produces MLPQELIRRKRDGHELSAQEIAFIVRGIHDGSLSEGQVAAFAMTVFWRGMTTEERVALTLGLARSGVTLDWHGPDLPGPVLDKHSSGGVGDKVSLMLAPIVAACGGFVPMISGRGLGHTGGTLDKLSSISGYDVQPDIETFRRIVRDVGCAIIGQTDDLAPADRRLYAVRDVTGSVESIPLLVSSILSKKVAEGLDGLVMDVKCGSGAFCDTEEMARDLARGIVEVANRAGLPTRALITDMDSVLGYTVGNALEVAESVEYLTGRGGRDPRLHEVTMALAGEMLALGRLAADAAAGRDLAEAALDDGRAAETFARMVAALGGPDDFLERPARYLPRASIVKPCTAERLGHVVAINARQVGIAVVALGGGRSHADDAIDPSVGLTEMIGVGTPMRAGSPLCIVHAASEADADEAIALVRAAVRIGDEPVRHRPIVLERVAG; encoded by the coding sequence ATGCTGCCGCAGGAACTCATCCGCAGGAAGCGGGACGGCCACGAATTGTCTGCGCAGGAGATCGCCTTCATCGTGCGCGGCATCCACGACGGCAGCCTGAGCGAGGGCCAGGTCGCCGCCTTTGCCATGACCGTCTTCTGGCGCGGCATGACGACGGAGGAGCGGGTCGCGTTGACGCTCGGGCTTGCCCGGTCGGGAGTCACCCTCGACTGGCACGGCCCCGACCTGCCCGGGCCCGTGCTAGATAAGCACTCGAGCGGCGGCGTCGGCGACAAGGTGAGCCTGATGCTGGCGCCGATCGTGGCGGCCTGCGGCGGCTTCGTGCCGATGATCTCGGGTCGCGGCCTCGGCCACACCGGCGGCACGCTCGACAAGCTCTCGTCGATCTCGGGCTACGACGTGCAACCCGACATCGAGACCTTCCGGCGCATCGTCCGCGACGTCGGCTGCGCCATCATCGGCCAGACCGACGACCTGGCGCCGGCCGACCGGCGGCTTTATGCCGTGCGCGATGTCACCGGCAGCGTCGAATCGATCCCGCTGCTGGTGAGCTCGATCCTGAGCAAGAAGGTCGCCGAGGGACTCGACGGGCTGGTCATGGACGTCAAATGCGGCTCGGGCGCCTTCTGCGACACCGAGGAGATGGCGCGCGACCTCGCCCGCGGCATCGTCGAGGTCGCCAATCGCGCCGGCCTGCCGACGCGCGCCCTGATCACCGACATGGACAGCGTGCTGGGATACACCGTCGGCAATGCGCTGGAGGTCGCGGAATCGGTCGAGTACCTCACAGGACGAGGCGGCCGCGACCCCCGGCTGCACGAGGTGACGATGGCCCTGGCGGGCGAGATGCTGGCGCTCGGCAGGCTTGCCGCCGATGCCGCGGCGGGTCGCGACCTCGCCGAGGCCGCTCTCGACGACGGCCGCGCCGCCGAGACGTTTGCGCGGATGGTCGCGGCGCTGGGCGGTCCCGACGATTTCCTCGAGCGGCCGGCGCGCTATCTACCGCGTGCCTCGATCGTCAAGCCCTGCACCGCGGAGCGGTTGGGCCACGTCGTGGCCATCAACGCCCGCCAGGTCGGCATCGCCGTCGTGGCGCTGGGCGGCGGCCGCAGCCATGCCGACGATGCGATCGATCCGTCGGTCGGCCTGACCGAAATGATCGGCGTCGGCACGCCGATGCGGGCGGGCAGTCCGCTTTGCATCGTCCATGCCGCGAGCGAGGCCGATGCCGACGAGGCGATCGCCCTCGTGCGCGCCGCCGTCCGGATCGGCGACGAGCCCGTCCGCCACAGGCCGATCGTGCTGGAGCGCGTGGCCGGATGA
- a CDS encoding phytanoyl-CoA dioxygenase family protein: protein MSAIDLAAYRRDGFVVLEDFVPQADCAALKARADQLVAAFDPGPVRTVFSTRDQGHARDRYFRESGGAIRFFFGAAAADRPVALALNKIGHALHDLDPVFDRVSRQSRFAGLARSLGFRQPLLLQSMYLFKQPQIGGEVDWHQDATYLFTEPSTVTGFWIALDDADRDNGCLMALPGGHLGPLRRRFVRRGDALSTVVRDETPWPDIEPVALEARRGTLVVLHGLLPHASAPNRSARPRHAYALHLVDGTARYADDNWLQRPDLPLRGFA from the coding sequence ATGAGCGCGATCGATCTCGCGGCCTACCGGCGGGACGGCTTCGTCGTCCTCGAGGACTTCGTCCCGCAGGCCGACTGCGCGGCGCTCAAGGCCCGCGCCGACCAATTGGTCGCCGCCTTCGATCCGGGACCGGTCCGCACGGTCTTCTCCACGCGCGACCAGGGCCATGCGCGCGACCGCTATTTCCGCGAATCGGGCGGCGCCATCCGCTTCTTCTTCGGGGCGGCGGCGGCCGACCGGCCTGTCGCGCTCGCCCTGAACAAGATCGGCCACGCGCTGCATGATCTCGACCCGGTGTTCGACCGCGTGTCGCGTCAATCGCGCTTCGCGGGGCTGGCGCGCAGCCTGGGCTTCCGCCAGCCGCTGCTGCTGCAGTCGATGTATCTCTTCAAGCAGCCGCAGATCGGCGGCGAGGTCGACTGGCATCAGGACGCCACCTACCTCTTCACCGAGCCGTCGACGGTGACCGGATTCTGGATCGCCCTCGACGATGCCGATCGCGACAATGGCTGCCTGATGGCGCTGCCGGGCGGTCATCTTGGACCGTTGCGCCGGCGCTTCGTGCGCCGCGGCGACGCGCTTTCGACGGTCGTGCGGGACGAGACGCCCTGGCCCGACATCGAGCCGGTGGCGCTCGAGGCGCGACGCGGCACGCTGGTCGTGCTGCACGGCCTGCTGCCGCATGCCAGCGCGCCCAACCGCTCGGCGCGGCCGCGCCATGCCTATGCCCTGCACCTGGTCGACGGTACGGCGCGCTATGCCGACGACAACTGGCTGCAGCGCCCCGATCTGCCATTGCGAGGTTTTGCGTGA
- the add gene encoding adenosine deaminase, with the protein MIPKAELHCHLEGSIPPALARELARRNGIALPPGLMRTDGTYEWTDFLSFLDAYDRVCGVLRTARDFGDVIHSYLAGAAAQGAVYVEMFCSPERPAALGISYSAWLAALVDGIDRAEREFGVVGRIIVVCIRHLGPDRALAVVRGMLAEPHPHVVGFGMGGDEAKFHKVDFAPAFRLAHDNGYGCTVHAGEVRGPQSVWDAIRHLPVTRIGHGVRSAEDPALLDELARRGTVLEVCPGSNVALGLYPNRDAHPLHRLIAAGVRVTLNSDDPPFFHTTLGAEYDLAGLGEGALRRITRTSIEASFADEATRRRLLEGMQP; encoded by the coding sequence GTGATCCCGAAGGCCGAACTCCATTGTCACCTCGAAGGCTCGATTCCTCCGGCCCTGGCGCGCGAGCTGGCGCGACGCAACGGGATTGCCCTGCCGCCGGGGCTGATGCGGACCGACGGCACCTACGAGTGGACGGACTTCCTCAGCTTCCTCGACGCCTACGACCGCGTCTGCGGCGTGCTGCGCACGGCACGGGATTTCGGCGACGTCATCCACTCCTACCTCGCTGGCGCGGCTGCGCAGGGCGCGGTCTATGTCGAGATGTTCTGCTCGCCCGAGCGGCCGGCGGCACTCGGCATCTCCTACTCAGCCTGGCTCGCGGCGCTGGTCGACGGCATCGACCGGGCGGAGCGTGAGTTCGGCGTCGTCGGCCGCATCATCGTCGTCTGCATCAGGCACCTCGGCCCCGATCGCGCGCTGGCCGTCGTGCGCGGCATGCTGGCCGAGCCGCATCCCCATGTCGTGGGGTTCGGCATGGGCGGCGACGAGGCGAAGTTCCACAAGGTCGATTTCGCGCCGGCGTTCCGGCTGGCCCACGACAATGGCTATGGCTGCACGGTCCATGCCGGGGAGGTGAGGGGTCCGCAGAGCGTGTGGGATGCCATCCGGCACCTGCCGGTGACGCGGATCGGCCATGGCGTGCGCTCGGCCGAGGATCCCGCCCTGCTGGACGAACTGGCCCGCCGGGGAACGGTGCTCGAAGTGTGCCCCGGCAGCAACGTCGCCCTGGGGCTCTATCCGAATCGCGATGCACATCCTCTGCATCGCTTGATCGCGGCGGGCGTGCGGGTCACGCTCAACTCCGACGATCCGCCGTTCTTCCATACGACGCTGGGGGCGGAATACGATCTGGCGGGCCTGGGCGAGGGCGCCCTGCGGCGCATCACCCGCACGTCGATCGAGGCGTCGTTCGCCGACGAGGCGACCAGGAGGCGACTGTTGGAGGGGATGCAGCCATGA
- a CDS encoding 5-nucleotide phosphatase, translated as MSMRRILLLGVVATALSAGAAQGQEATPQRDSLLATLWTQRSVEFKGNALGIYTLARIQLDRALEDRKWTAAPAEQKGDFANLPPAVILDLDETVLDNSKYQVWMMKNDQTFSTRTWNQFCADQISTAVPGALEFIKYAESRGVKVFYITNRDAATEKDTRENMAKLGFPLGGNVDTFLMQREKPEWGSAKGTRRAVVARDYRVLLNIGDNFGDFDDRYRGSEAERLKAFDDDKERWGREWLVIANPTYGSFDLAPFGYDFKKSRDEQRRAKWDVLEGWSGPKQ; from the coding sequence ATGAGCATGCGAAGGATTCTTCTGCTGGGCGTCGTCGCGACGGCATTGTCGGCGGGCGCCGCGCAAGGCCAGGAAGCGACGCCGCAGCGCGATTCGCTGCTGGCCACGCTGTGGACGCAGCGTTCCGTCGAGTTCAAGGGCAACGCGCTCGGCATTTACACGCTGGCGCGCATCCAGCTCGACCGCGCGCTCGAGGACAGGAAATGGACGGCGGCGCCGGCCGAGCAGAAGGGCGACTTCGCCAACCTGCCGCCCGCCGTGATCCTCGACCTCGACGAGACCGTGCTCGACAACTCGAAGTACCAGGTCTGGATGATGAAGAACGACCAGACCTTCAGCACCAGGACCTGGAACCAGTTCTGCGCCGACCAGATCTCGACCGCCGTTCCCGGCGCGCTCGAGTTCATCAAGTACGCCGAATCCAGGGGCGTGAAGGTCTTCTACATCACCAACCGCGATGCCGCGACCGAGAAGGACACGCGCGAGAACATGGCCAAGCTCGGCTTCCCGCTCGGCGGCAACGTCGACACCTTCCTGATGCAGCGCGAGAAGCCGGAGTGGGGCAGCGCCAAGGGTACGCGCCGTGCCGTCGTCGCCAGGGACTATCGCGTACTGCTGAACATCGGCGACAATTTCGGCGACTTCGACGACCGCTATCGCGGCAGCGAAGCCGAGCGGCTCAAGGCCTTCGACGACGACAAGGAGCGCTGGGGCCGGGAATGGCTGGTGATCGCCAACCCGACCTACGGCTCGTTCGACCTCGCGCCGTTCGGCTACGACTTCAAGAAGTCGCGCGACGAGCAGCGGCGGGCCAAGTGGGACGTTCTGGAGGGCTGGTCGGGGCCGAAGCAGTAG